Proteins encoded by one window of Glycine soja cultivar W05 chromosome 15, ASM419377v2, whole genome shotgun sequence:
- the LOC114387707 gene encoding S-adenosylmethionine decarboxylase proenzyme 4-like produces the protein MAFAFSGFEGFEKRLELHFFGDDPTILQLGLRKLSFDCIQQTLQAVQCTVVSAVGNSYLDAYVLSESSLFVYPTKIIIKTCGTTQLLKSITPLIFYAQTHLGLTLSLCRYTRGSFIFPLSQPFPHTSFEHEVTYLETTLPSDLCFRKASIMPSKSSSHSWHVFTATNIPHHSHAPYSQNHAYTMEICMTDLDPVLARKFFRRPGDGKTGDSAGKEMTELTGIGEINSHALVCDFAFDPCGYSMNGMDGEWYSTIHVTPEDGYSYASFECVGSMSDDVDIIHVLRKVVQIFRPGTMSVSTTSSLGSEVWREVAGAVEPMGLKLRSCAMDQFPDSGSVVFQTFTPLRRKSAQ, from the coding sequence ATGGCATTCGCATTCTCAGGTTTCGAAGGCTTCGAGAAGCGGCTGGAGCTCCATTTCTTCGGTGATGACCCAACCATCCTCCAACTGGGCCTCAGAAAACTCTCCTTCGACTGCATACAACAAACCCTACAAGCAGTCCAATGCACTGTGGTTTCAGCCGTTGGAAACTCCTACTTGGACGCTTATGTGTTATCAGAATCAAGCCTCTTTGTGTACCCAACAAAGATTATCATCAAAACGTGTGGGACAACGCAGCTTCTCAAATCCATTACTCCCTTGATCTTCTACGCGCAGACCCACCTCGGCCTCACCCTCTCTTTGTGCCGCTACACCCGCGGAAGCTTCATCTTCCCCTTGTCACAACCCTTCCCCCATACCAGCTTCGAACACGAAGTTACCTACTTGGAAACAACCCTCCCTTCAGACCTGTGCTTCAGAAAAGCCTCCATTATGCCCTCAAAATCCTCCTCACACTCGTGGCACGTGTTCACCGCCACGAATATTCCTCATCACTCTCACGCGCCTTACAGCCAAAACCACGCTTACACCATGGAAATCTGCATGACCGACCTCGACCCCGTCCTCGCCCGGAAGTTTTTCCGCCGCCCCGGCGACGGAAAAACCGGTGACTCCGCGGGGAAGGAAATGACGGAGCTCACCGGAATCGGCGAGATTAACTCGCACGCGCTCGTGTGCGATTTTGCGTTCGACCCGTGCGGGTACTCCATGAACGGCATGGATGGGGAGTGGTACTCCACCATTCACGTGACGCCGGAAGACGGTTACAGCTATGCGAGTTTTGAATGCGTGGGGTCCATGTCCGATGACGTGGACATAATCCACGTGTTGAGGAAGGTGGTTCAGATATTCCGACCGGGGACGATGTCGGTTTCTACGACGTCGTCGTTGGGGAGCGAGGTGTGGAGAGAGGTAGCGGGTGCGGTGGAGCCCATGGGACTGAAGTTGAGAAGCTGCGCGATGGACCAGTTCCCGGATTCTGGGAGTGTTGTGTTTCAAACATTTACGCCGCTTCGCCGGAAAAGTGCACAGTAG